One Granulicella sp. 5B5 DNA window includes the following coding sequences:
- a CDS encoding carboxypeptidase regulatory-like domain-containing protein, producing MDPACAMAATPNTSEAVVVNDHLLQNVYVYIKSGLPASSAPAGAAPVVLDQKGCRYTPHVIAVQQGGTVEFKNSDPTMHNIHTTPTDGSPSVDVSEGPMGAPQTEHFDKVETMLPVRCNNHPWMQAYINVASTPYFAVTGANGGFVIPNLPPGTYTLAAVQETLGEKDIQVTVPAKGTVKTDFTFAAK from the coding sequence ATGGACCCCGCCTGCGCCATGGCCGCCACGCCCAACACCTCTGAGGCCGTCGTCGTCAACGACCACCTCCTCCAGAACGTCTACGTCTACATCAAGTCCGGCCTGCCCGCATCCTCCGCTCCCGCCGGTGCCGCGCCCGTCGTACTTGACCAGAAGGGCTGCCGCTACACGCCGCACGTCATCGCGGTCCAGCAGGGCGGCACCGTCGAGTTCAAAAACTCCGACCCCACCATGCACAACATCCACACCACGCCCACCGACGGCTCGCCCTCCGTCGACGTCTCCGAAGGCCCCATGGGCGCGCCTCAGACTGAGCACTTCGACAAAGTCGAGACCATGCTCCCCGTCCGCTGCAACAACCACCCCTGGATGCAGGCGTACATCAACGTAGCGTCCACTCCCTACTTCGCCGTCACCGGAGCCAACGGCGGCTTCGTCATCCCCAACCTCCCGCCCGGCACCTACACTCTTGCCGCCGTACAGGAGACCCTCGGCGAAAAGGACATCCAGGTCACCGTCCCCGCCAAAGGCACCGTCAAGACCGACTTCACCTTCGCCGCCAAATAG
- a CDS encoding isocitrate/isopropylmalate dehydrogenase family protein yields the protein MSTRTHQITLIAGDGIGPEVSAATVSILEAAGKQTGCTFDWHRYNAGADAFEKTGEYIPKALYDSIEHTRVALKGPVTTPIGGGFSSINVTLRKKFDLYSNFRPVKSLPGLKTKFPDIDMVIFRENTEDLYSGVEVMINPDLAQSFKIITTKGSTRIAKSAFDYAKKHNRKKVHAIHKANIMKLSDGLFLRCCKAVAEQFPGITYAEHIVDNTCMQLVMNPWQYDIILTENLYGDILSDLCSGLIGGLGLVPGANLGTECAIFEAVHGSAPDIAGQDKANPTALLQSAVLMLHHIDETDTANNVQTALEKVYATGTTLTRDVGGTAGTKAFAEAVIAAL from the coding sequence ATGTCCACTCGCACGCACCAAATCACGCTGATCGCCGGCGACGGCATCGGCCCCGAGGTCTCCGCCGCCACCGTCAGCATCCTCGAAGCTGCCGGCAAGCAGACCGGCTGCACCTTCGACTGGCACCGCTACAACGCCGGTGCCGACGCCTTCGAAAAGACCGGCGAGTACATCCCCAAGGCCCTCTACGACTCCATCGAGCACACCCGTGTCGCCCTCAAAGGCCCCGTCACCACCCCCATCGGCGGCGGCTTCTCTTCGATCAACGTCACTCTGCGCAAAAAGTTCGATCTCTACTCCAACTTCCGCCCCGTCAAATCCCTCCCCGGCCTCAAGACCAAGTTCCCCGACATCGACATGGTCATCTTCCGCGAGAACACCGAGGACCTTTACTCCGGCGTCGAAGTCATGATCAACCCCGACCTCGCGCAGTCCTTCAAGATCATCACCACCAAGGGCTCCACGCGCATCGCCAAGTCGGCCTTCGACTACGCGAAGAAACACAACCGCAAGAAGGTCCACGCCATCCACAAGGCCAACATCATGAAGCTCTCCGATGGCCTCTTTCTGCGTTGTTGCAAAGCCGTCGCCGAGCAGTTCCCCGGCATCACCTACGCCGAGCACATCGTCGACAACACCTGCATGCAGCTCGTCATGAACCCCTGGCAGTACGACATCATCCTCACCGAAAACCTCTACGGCGACATCCTCTCCGACCTCTGCAGCGGCCTCATCGGCGGCCTCGGCCTCGTCCCCGGCGCCAACCTCGGCACCGAGTGCGCCATCTTCGAAGCCGTCCATGGCTCGGCCCCCGACATCGCCGGACAGGACAAAGCCAACCCCACCGCGCTCCTTCAGTCCGCCGTCCTCATGCTCCACCACATCGACGAGACCGACACCGCCAACAACGTCCAGACCGCCCTCGAAAAGGTCTACGCCACAGGCACAACCCTCACCCGCGACGTAGGGGGCACCGCCGGCACCAAAGCCTTCGCCGAAGCTGTTATAGCAGCTCTCTAA
- a CDS encoding YncE family protein, producing MRRLWAVSVVGVCGLAMGVQAQSLLVANQGDATVGIIDPVSNRQVATIAENTPGVHGHELAVSPDGKTAYLPIYGSVGVGKPGIDGHEMLVIDVPSRKIVAHVEFGHGVRPHRPLLDPVSGMLYVTTELDKSITIIDPKTLKIVGSVPTGQEQSHMLVLSHDGRLGYTANVGPGTVSVLDMRARKTLAVIPVAEKVQRIAISNDDKLVFTSNYVKPELAVIDTATRKVVKRVPLPGLGYGGAPTADGRWLVLAIPAAGKVAVIDLKTLTVAKTIDVPMAPQEVLIRPDEKVAYVSCNTSGKVAAIDLKTWTVKAIITAGPEADGLAWAR from the coding sequence ATGCGAAGACTATGGGCTGTTTCGGTTGTGGGTGTGTGCGGGCTGGCGATGGGTGTGCAGGCGCAGTCGCTGCTGGTGGCGAACCAGGGCGATGCGACGGTGGGGATCATCGACCCCGTGAGCAACCGTCAGGTTGCGACGATCGCGGAGAACACGCCGGGAGTGCATGGGCATGAGCTGGCCGTGTCGCCCGATGGGAAGACGGCGTACCTGCCGATCTATGGCAGCGTGGGCGTGGGCAAGCCGGGGATCGATGGGCACGAGATGCTGGTGATCGATGTGCCATCGCGAAAGATTGTGGCGCATGTGGAGTTTGGGCATGGGGTGCGGCCGCATCGTCCGCTGCTGGATCCGGTGAGCGGGATGCTCTATGTGACGACGGAGCTGGATAAGTCGATCACGATCATCGACCCGAAGACGCTGAAGATTGTAGGCTCGGTGCCGACGGGGCAGGAGCAGTCGCACATGCTGGTGCTGTCGCATGATGGGCGGCTGGGGTATACGGCGAATGTGGGGCCGGGGACGGTGAGCGTGCTGGATATGAGGGCGCGCAAGACCCTTGCAGTGATTCCGGTGGCGGAGAAGGTGCAGCGGATTGCGATCTCGAACGACGACAAGCTGGTATTCACGTCGAACTATGTGAAGCCGGAGCTGGCGGTGATCGATACGGCGACGCGGAAGGTCGTGAAGCGGGTACCTCTGCCGGGGCTGGGCTATGGCGGTGCGCCGACGGCTGATGGGAGGTGGCTGGTGCTGGCGATTCCGGCAGCGGGGAAGGTGGCGGTGATCGACCTGAAGACGCTGACCGTGGCGAAGACGATTGATGTGCCGATGGCGCCGCAGGAGGTGCTGATCCGGCCGGATGAGAAGGTCGCGTATGTGTCTTGCAATACGAGCGGGAAGGTGGCGGCGATCGACTTGAAGACGTGGACGGTGAAGGCGATTATTACGGCGGGGCCGGAGGCGGATGGGTTGGCCTGGGCGCGGTGA
- a CDS encoding lytic transglycosylase domain-containing protein, giving the protein MPRPRPSRTTVIAVLCAIGLASSAHALERVNLTTGFSYDCVRSEPLDASHVRLYLYTPGSTASANDFVVIAAREIASIEKLPDPPAPKPIVAPTHPPADVHDLLARAGQQHNIDVELLASVVKAESGGHAHAVSRAGAQGLMQLMPSTARDLGVKDPFQPDQNIAGGAAYLDSLLTLYNNNLDLALAAYNAGPAAVAHYHNRVPPYAETRAYVVRVENEFIRRKKAAQRAAQHAATLTATVVP; this is encoded by the coding sequence GTGCCGCGCCCACGCCCATCTCGGACAACCGTCATCGCCGTCTTGTGCGCCATCGGCCTCGCCAGCTCCGCACACGCCCTCGAGCGCGTCAACCTCACCACCGGCTTCTCTTACGACTGCGTCCGCAGCGAGCCGCTCGACGCAAGCCACGTCCGCCTCTATCTCTACACCCCCGGCAGCACCGCCTCCGCCAACGACTTCGTCGTCATCGCCGCCCGCGAGATCGCAAGCATTGAGAAGCTCCCCGATCCGCCCGCACCCAAGCCCATCGTCGCGCCCACACATCCTCCAGCAGACGTCCACGATCTCCTCGCCCGCGCCGGCCAGCAGCACAACATCGACGTCGAACTCCTCGCCAGCGTCGTCAAAGCCGAGAGCGGCGGCCATGCCCACGCAGTCTCCCGCGCCGGCGCTCAGGGCCTCATGCAGCTCATGCCCTCCACCGCCCGCGACCTCGGCGTCAAAGATCCCTTCCAACCTGACCAGAACATCGCCGGTGGCGCCGCTTACCTCGACTCGCTCCTCACCCTCTACAACAACAATCTCGACCTCGCGCTCGCCGCCTACAATGCTGGTCCCGCCGCCGTCGCACACTATCACAACCGCGTCCCTCCCTACGCCGAGACGCGCGCCTATGTAGTGCGCGTCGAAAACGAGTTCATTCGCCGCAAGAAGGCCGCACAACGCGCCGCCCAGCACGCGGCCACTCTCACCGCAACGGTCGTCCCTTGA
- a CDS encoding HAD-IIB family hydrolase, whose translation MAISLIAVDMDGTLLNSDGRVSARNRAALKAAADAGIETVIATGRRHTYAMRVLRDLELNPSHAVVSSNGTVIRTIGAQLLHRTHMTTASALWLCDHVADFRNTLVLTFDTADHTGEDSRGALVVEHLDDLHTSIGRWMRSNEPYILHVDRLEDALTGDAPIQAMLCGTVDRMALAEARLLEHPLVTAVGSEPKPHAEITLHRTIYPERNLSIVDILPAGCSKASALQQLAALRDISTNDILAIGDNWNDLPMLRLAGSAVLMDNAPDDLKQLAHKHGWPIAPDNNHDGVAITIENALANALTTLGS comes from the coding sequence ATGGCAATCAGCCTCATCGCCGTCGACATGGACGGCACGCTCCTCAACTCCGATGGCCGCGTCAGCGCGCGCAACCGTGCCGCCCTCAAAGCCGCCGCAGACGCCGGCATTGAGACCGTCATCGCCACCGGTCGCCGCCACACCTATGCCATGCGCGTCCTCCGCGACCTTGAGCTCAATCCGTCTCACGCCGTCGTCAGCTCCAACGGCACCGTCATCCGCACCATCGGCGCGCAGCTCCTGCACCGCACCCACATGACCACCGCCAGCGCCCTCTGGCTCTGCGACCACGTCGCCGACTTCCGCAACACCCTCGTCCTCACCTTCGACACCGCCGACCACACCGGCGAAGACTCTCGCGGCGCCCTTGTCGTCGAGCACTTAGACGACCTACACACAAGCATCGGCCGCTGGATGCGCTCCAACGAGCCCTACATCCTCCATGTCGACCGCCTCGAAGACGCCCTCACAGGCGACGCCCCCATCCAGGCCATGCTTTGCGGCACCGTCGACCGTATGGCCCTCGCCGAAGCCCGCCTACTCGAGCACCCGCTCGTCACCGCCGTCGGCTCCGAGCCAAAACCCCACGCCGAAATCACCCTCCACCGCACCATCTACCCCGAACGCAATCTCTCCATCGTCGACATCCTCCCCGCTGGCTGCTCCAAGGCCTCAGCGCTGCAGCAACTCGCAGCCCTCCGCGACATCTCCACCAACGACATCCTCGCCATCGGCGACAACTGGAACGACCTCCCCATGCTCCGCCTCGCCGGCTCAGCTGTCCTCATGGACAACGCCCCCGACGACCTCAAACAGTTAGCTCACAAGCACGGCTGGCCCATCGCCCCCGATAACAACCACGACGGCGTCGCCATCACCATCGAAAACGCCCTCGCCAACGCCCTCACCACCCTCGGCTCCTAG
- the nrdR gene encoding transcriptional regulator NrdR: protein MKCPYCGFTQDKVIDSRESKEADSIRRRRECERCNKRFTTYERLDEIPYMVVKKDGRREPFDRQKVLTGLLHSCQKRKVSVTQMQEIVDAVEAFVVDSAERERSTASVGELIMTRLREIDTVAYIRFASVYRDFKDVNEFKEELEGLLSNRTTRGRRDRDTPR, encoded by the coding sequence ATGAAATGTCCGTACTGCGGGTTCACTCAGGACAAGGTCATCGACAGCCGTGAAAGCAAGGAAGCGGACTCCATCCGCCGCCGCCGCGAGTGCGAACGCTGCAACAAGCGCTTCACCACCTACGAGCGCCTCGACGAGATCCCCTACATGGTCGTCAAGAAAGACGGCCGCCGCGAGCCCTTCGATCGCCAGAAGGTTCTCACCGGCCTGCTCCACTCCTGTCAGAAGCGCAAAGTCTCCGTCACCCAGATGCAGGAGATCGTCGATGCCGTCGAAGCCTTCGTCGTCGACTCCGCCGAGCGCGAGCGCTCCACCGCCTCCGTCGGCGAGCTCATCATGACCCGCCTCCGCGAGATCGACACCGTCGCCTACATCCGATTCGCTTCGGTCTACCGCGACTTCAAGGACGTCAACGAGTTCAAGGAAGAGCTCGAAGGCCTCCTCAGCAACCGCACCACCCGAGGCCGCCGCGACCGCGACACCCCGCGCTAG
- a CDS encoding threonine synthase, with the protein MPAIAYLECSRCHHRVSAETPQTLCPVDAGSLYVRYDMDALRETAKRERPAQIAAESTANGQTSAGMWRYADVLPDVKPVTLGEGWTPMLRSRRYDGLFVKEEGANPTGTFKARGLGLAVTMAKHYGLRHLAVPSAGNAAGALAAYAAAGQIAAHIFMPQDVPFANYLEGVVYGAEVTMVDGLISDCARMVSERIMAQRESGLAAEDVWFDISTLKEPFRVEGKKTMGYELVEQLGWEYPDAVFYPTGGGVGLIGMWKAFEEMEQLGWVKGKRPRMYALQAAGCAPVTAAFEAGKETSEFFQNAATFAAGLRVPKPYGDYIILDILKQSGGRAVSSDDAAILESILDWAKEEGIFLSPEGAAATAAYDSLLKSGEIKSGERVVLFNTGAGLKYTDMTAEAMKLKRPGTLPTSLPVGGIITPV; encoded by the coding sequence ATGCCGGCTATTGCTTATCTTGAGTGCTCCCGTTGCCACCACAGGGTCTCTGCTGAGACTCCACAGACGCTTTGCCCGGTGGATGCGGGTTCGTTGTATGTGCGCTATGACATGGATGCGTTGCGCGAGACAGCCAAACGCGAGAGGCCCGCGCAGATTGCGGCGGAGTCGACTGCGAATGGACAGACGAGTGCTGGGATGTGGCGCTATGCCGATGTGCTGCCGGATGTGAAGCCGGTGACGCTGGGTGAGGGCTGGACTCCGATGCTGCGGAGCCGGCGGTATGACGGGCTGTTTGTGAAGGAAGAGGGTGCGAACCCGACGGGGACGTTCAAGGCGCGCGGGCTGGGGCTCGCGGTGACGATGGCGAAGCACTATGGGCTGCGGCATCTGGCGGTGCCTTCGGCGGGCAATGCGGCTGGAGCGCTGGCGGCGTATGCGGCGGCCGGGCAGATCGCGGCGCATATCTTTATGCCCCAGGATGTGCCGTTCGCCAACTATCTGGAGGGCGTGGTGTATGGCGCTGAGGTGACGATGGTGGATGGATTGATCTCCGACTGCGCGCGGATGGTGAGCGAGAGGATCATGGCGCAGCGCGAGAGTGGTTTGGCCGCTGAGGACGTTTGGTTCGATATCTCGACGCTGAAGGAGCCGTTCCGCGTAGAGGGCAAGAAGACGATGGGGTATGAGCTGGTGGAGCAGCTGGGGTGGGAGTATCCGGATGCGGTGTTCTATCCGACGGGCGGAGGCGTGGGGCTGATCGGGATGTGGAAGGCGTTTGAGGAGATGGAGCAGCTGGGCTGGGTGAAAGGGAAGCGTCCGCGGATGTATGCGCTGCAGGCTGCGGGTTGCGCGCCGGTGACGGCGGCGTTCGAGGCTGGGAAAGAGACGAGCGAGTTCTTCCAGAATGCGGCGACGTTTGCTGCCGGGCTACGCGTGCCGAAGCCTTATGGGGACTACATTATCCTGGACATCCTGAAGCAGTCGGGTGGGCGCGCGGTGAGCTCGGATGATGCGGCGATCCTGGAGTCGATTCTGGACTGGGCGAAGGAGGAGGGGATCTTCCTATCGCCTGAAGGCGCGGCTGCGACGGCCGCTTATGACTCCCTGCTGAAGAGTGGCGAGATCAAGAGTGGTGAGCGCGTGGTGCTGTTCAATACCGGTGCGGGGCTGAAGTATACAGACATGACTGCGGAGGCGATGAAGCTGAAGCGGCCGGGAACGCTGCCGACTTCGTTGCCGGTTGGGGGGATTATTACTCCGGTTTAG
- a CDS encoding lysylphosphatidylglycerol synthase transmembrane domain-containing protein has protein sequence MSTVPAPPAKPRTGGLRNLTLALIALLAIAALAYALRSRLHIDWTSLLQQFHAVSWLRVGIGIVLIYLCFVLRAARWSVLLAPMRKASLRDLLPAQILGFTGVAIFGRVADLARPYMIARRTSTPVTTQIAIYSIERAFDLAAAATLFSLALAFAPRSTPHHDAFARAGILSLALTLALALIALSIRLAGHRLAQLIERLLQPVSASLASKLAARILDLQKGFGAISSFSEFALAMSLSLIMWAGIAGCYLMGATAFRATPQLANFSISATMLVMATGMGGSIVQLPILGWFTQVALFAATMHALFGVPLETATACAAMIFTMTNLSVIPGGLLTAQIEGIGLRETVVLRNTP, from the coding sequence TTGAGCACGGTCCCCGCTCCACCTGCGAAGCCTCGCACTGGCGGCCTTCGCAACCTCACCCTCGCACTCATCGCCCTCCTCGCGATCGCCGCCCTCGCCTACGCTCTCCGCAGCCGCCTTCACATCGACTGGACCTCTCTGCTGCAGCAGTTCCACGCGGTCTCCTGGCTGCGCGTCGGCATCGGGATCGTACTCATCTACCTCTGCTTCGTGCTCCGCGCCGCGCGCTGGTCCGTCCTGCTCGCGCCCATGCGTAAGGCCTCTCTGCGAGACCTCCTGCCCGCACAGATCCTCGGCTTCACCGGCGTCGCCATCTTCGGCCGCGTCGCCGACCTCGCGCGTCCTTACATGATCGCGCGCCGCACCTCCACGCCCGTCACCACGCAGATCGCCATCTACTCCATCGAGCGCGCCTTCGATCTCGCCGCCGCCGCCACGCTCTTCTCACTCGCTCTCGCCTTCGCACCACGCTCCACCCCGCACCACGACGCCTTCGCCCGCGCCGGCATCCTCTCCCTCGCGCTCACCCTCGCTCTTGCACTCATCGCGCTCTCGATCCGCCTCGCCGGCCATCGCCTCGCACAGCTCATCGAGCGGCTTCTGCAACCCGTCTCCGCATCGCTCGCCTCCAAACTCGCCGCGCGCATCCTCGACCTCCAGAAAGGCTTCGGCGCCATCTCCAGCTTCTCCGAGTTCGCCCTCGCCATGTCGCTCTCCCTCATCATGTGGGCCGGCATCGCCGGCTGTTATCTCATGGGCGCCACGGCCTTCCGCGCCACGCCGCAGCTCGCTAATTTCAGCATCTCCGCCACCATGCTCGTCATGGCCACCGGCATGGGAGGCTCCATCGTCCAGCTCCCCATCCTCGGCTGGTTCACCCAGGTCGCGCTCTTCGCAGCCACCATGCACGCTCTCTTCGGCGTCCCGCTTGAGACAGCCACCGCCTGCGCCGCCATGATCTTCACTATGACCAACCTCTCCGTCATCCCCGGTGGCCTGCTCACCGCACAGATTGAAGGCATCGGCCTGCGCGAGACCGTCGTCCTTCGCAATACTCCTTAG
- a CDS encoding sodium:proton antiporter, translating into MSTLALVSIIVTSAALFGWLSIRVIRLPITIGTMLLTVIASVLMMFLGRAVPALPAWAISLAGRVRFEDLILHGMLGLLLFAGAFLLDLDYLFREKLSVTLLAVIGTLLSTAGIAVLMHFTLPLLGIPAPWLECLFFGTLISPTDPVAVLEMLHRVGVPKNIQAQLAGESLFNDGIGAVLFLAVLAASRGQAPSLSHLGALLVIESGGGLILGIALAKIASELMRRVEAYQVEVLLTLALALGGYALAETLRLSAPLEAVAAGLALRHFNMGHTHAEISHDSLDRFWRVIDEVQNAILFALLGFEVLLIPFTSHSFESGGLAILAVTLVRIAVVTLVLSLVRLLQPGHASSLITLSWGGLRGGLSIALALSVPYLYSHTWILATTYLVVVFSVVLQGGTLDLFLKRAGRFQ; encoded by the coding sequence ATGTCGACCCTCGCCCTCGTCAGCATCATCGTCACCTCAGCCGCCCTCTTCGGTTGGCTCAGCATCCGTGTCATCCGGCTGCCTATCACCATCGGCACCATGCTGCTCACTGTCATCGCCTCCGTACTCATGATGTTCCTCGGCCGCGCCGTCCCTGCTCTGCCTGCCTGGGCCATCAGCCTTGCCGGACGCGTCCGCTTTGAAGACCTCATCCTCCACGGCATGTTGGGACTTCTGCTCTTCGCCGGCGCCTTCCTGCTCGACCTCGACTACCTCTTCCGCGAAAAGCTCTCCGTAACGCTGCTTGCGGTCATCGGCACGCTACTCTCCACCGCCGGCATCGCCGTCCTGATGCACTTCACGCTGCCCCTGCTCGGCATCCCCGCACCCTGGCTGGAGTGCCTCTTCTTCGGTACCCTCATCTCCCCCACCGACCCCGTCGCCGTCCTCGAAATGCTCCACCGCGTCGGCGTCCCCAAGAACATCCAGGCCCAGCTCGCCGGCGAGTCCCTCTTCAACGACGGCATCGGCGCCGTCCTCTTCCTCGCCGTCCTCGCCGCCTCACGCGGCCAGGCGCCCTCACTCAGCCACCTCGGCGCGCTCCTCGTCATCGAATCCGGCGGCGGCCTCATCCTCGGCATCGCCCTCGCCAAAATCGCCTCCGAGCTCATGCGTCGCGTCGAGGCCTACCAGGTCGAGGTCCTCCTCACCCTCGCTCTCGCCCTCGGCGGCTACGCCCTCGCCGAAACCCTGCGACTCTCCGCCCCGCTCGAAGCTGTCGCCGCCGGCCTCGCCCTCCGCCACTTCAACATGGGCCACACCCACGCCGAGATCTCCCACGACTCCCTCGACCGCTTCTGGCGTGTCATCGACGAGGTCCAGAACGCCATCCTCTTCGCCCTGCTCGGCTTCGAGGTGCTCCTCATCCCCTTCACCTCGCACTCCTTTGAGTCCGGCGGCCTCGCCATCCTCGCTGTCACGCTCGTGCGCATCGCCGTCGTCACGCTGGTCCTCAGCCTCGTTCGCCTGCTCCAGCCCGGCCACGCCTCCTCGCTCATCACCCTCAGTTGGGGAGGTCTCCGCGGCGGCCTCTCTATCGCTCTCGCGCTCTCTGTCCCCTATCTCTACAGCCACACCTGGATACTCGCCACCACCTACCTCGTCGTGGTCTTCTCGGTAGTCCTGCAAGGCGGCACGCTCGACCTCTTCCTCAAGCGCGCCGGCAGATTCCAATAA